The Pantoea nemavictus genome includes a region encoding these proteins:
- the uvrD gene encoding DNA helicase II: MDVSELLDGLNDKQREAVAAPRSNLLVLAGAGSGKTRVLVHRIAWLLSVENCSPYSIMAVTFTNKAAAEMRHRIDQLIGTSQGGMWIGTFHGLAHRLLRAHHLDAGLPQDFQILDSDDQLRLLKRLIKAMNLDEKQWPARQGMWYINGKKDEGLRPKHIESYGNPVEQTWLRIYQAYQEACDRAGLVDFAELLLRAHELWLNKPHILNHYRERFSNVLVDEFQDTNNIQYAWIRMLAGDTGRVIIVGDDDQSIYGWRGAQVENIQRFLQDFPGAETIRLEQNYRSTNNILKAANTLIANNNGRLGKELWTDGSDGEKISLYCAFNELDEARFVVNRIKSWHENGNALQDCAILYRSNAQSRVLEEALLQGSMPYRIYGGMRFFERQEIKDALAYLRLMANRNDDAAFERVVNTPVRGVGDRTLDVVRQTAREQQLTMWQATRELLQNKALAGRAASALQRFCELVDSLATETAEMPLHVQTDRVIKDSGLWIMYEQEKGEKGQARIENLEELVTATRQFSYQDEDEDLMPLQAFLSHAALEAGEGQADKWQDAVQLMTMHSAKGLEFSQVFIVGMEEGMFPSQMSLDEGGRLEEERRLAYVGVTRAMVKLTLTYAETRRLYGKEVYHRPSRFIGELPEECVEEVRLRASVSRPVSHQRMGTPIAQNDSGFTLGQRVRHAKFGEGTIINLEGSGEHSRLQVAFQGQGIKWLVAAYARLETV, translated from the coding sequence ATGGACGTTTCTGAACTGCTTGACGGCTTGAATGACAAACAGCGCGAGGCGGTCGCCGCACCGCGTAGCAATCTGCTGGTGCTGGCCGGAGCAGGCAGTGGCAAAACCCGCGTGCTGGTGCATCGTATCGCCTGGCTGTTGTCGGTAGAGAACTGCTCGCCCTATTCGATTATGGCGGTGACCTTTACCAACAAAGCAGCGGCGGAGATGCGCCACCGTATCGATCAGCTGATCGGCACCAGCCAGGGCGGCATGTGGATTGGTACCTTCCACGGCCTGGCGCACCGTTTACTGCGCGCGCATCACCTTGATGCCGGTCTGCCGCAGGATTTCCAGATTCTCGATAGCGACGATCAGTTACGTCTGCTCAAACGCCTGATCAAAGCGATGAACCTTGATGAGAAACAGTGGCCTGCGCGTCAGGGCATGTGGTACATCAACGGCAAAAAAGATGAAGGCCTGCGTCCCAAACATATCGAAAGCTACGGCAATCCGGTGGAGCAAACCTGGCTGCGCATCTATCAGGCGTATCAGGAAGCCTGCGATCGTGCCGGATTAGTCGATTTCGCCGAGCTGCTGCTGCGCGCCCATGAACTGTGGCTCAATAAGCCGCATATCCTGAACCATTACCGCGAGCGTTTCAGCAACGTGCTGGTGGATGAATTCCAGGATACCAACAACATTCAGTACGCGTGGATTCGTATGCTGGCAGGCGATACCGGCCGCGTGATCATTGTCGGCGATGACGATCAGTCGATTTACGGCTGGCGCGGTGCGCAGGTGGAGAACATCCAGCGCTTCCTGCAGGACTTCCCAGGCGCAGAAACCATTCGTTTGGAGCAGAACTATCGCTCGACCAATAACATTCTGAAAGCCGCTAACACGCTGATCGCCAACAACAATGGCCGCCTCGGTAAAGAGCTGTGGACCGACGGTAGCGACGGCGAAAAGATTTCGCTCTACTGCGCGTTCAATGAACTGGACGAAGCGCGCTTTGTGGTGAATCGCATCAAAAGCTGGCATGAGAACGGCAACGCGCTGCAGGATTGCGCCATTCTCTACCGCAGCAACGCCCAATCACGCGTGCTGGAAGAGGCGCTGCTGCAAGGCAGCATGCCGTATCGTATTTATGGCGGCATGCGCTTCTTCGAGCGTCAGGAGATCAAAGATGCGCTGGCCTATCTGCGTTTGATGGCCAATCGCAATGATGATGCGGCGTTCGAGCGAGTCGTGAATACGCCGGTGCGCGGCGTGGGCGATCGCACGCTAGACGTGGTACGCCAGACCGCGCGCGAACAGCAACTGACAATGTGGCAGGCAACGCGCGAGCTATTACAGAATAAAGCCTTGGCCGGACGCGCCGCATCGGCACTGCAACGCTTCTGCGAACTGGTGGATTCACTGGCCACAGAAACCGCCGAAATGCCGCTGCATGTGCAAACCGATCGCGTGATTAAAGACTCCGGTTTATGGATCATGTATGAGCAGGAGAAGGGCGAGAAAGGCCAGGCGCGTATCGAAAACCTTGAGGAACTGGTAACGGCAACGCGCCAGTTCAGCTATCAGGATGAAGACGAAGATCTCATGCCGCTGCAGGCCTTCCTGTCACATGCGGCGTTGGAAGCGGGCGAAGGCCAGGCCGACAAGTGGCAGGATGCGGTGCAATTGATGACCATGCACTCGGCAAAAGGGCTGGAGTTCAGTCAGGTATTTATCGTTGGCATGGAAGAGGGCATGTTCCCAAGCCAGATGTCGCTGGATGAAGGCGGGCGTCTGGAAGAGGAGCGCCGTCTGGCCTACGTTGGCGTGACGCGCGCGATGGTCAAACTGACGCTGACCTACGCCGAAACTCGCCGCCTTTATGGTAAGGAAGTGTATCACCGCCCCTCACGCTTCATCGGCGAGCTGCCGGAAGAGTGTGTGGAAGAGGTCCGTTTGCGCGCCAGCGTCAGTCGTCCGGTGAGTCATCAGCGCATGGGCACGCCGATCGCGCAAAATGACAGTGGCTTCACGCTCGGTCAGCGTGTGCGACATGCCAAGTTCGGCGAAGGCACCATTATTAACCTGGAAGGCAGCGGTGAACACAGCCGTCTGCAGGTAGCGTTTCAGGGTCAGGGAATCAAGTGGCTGGTGGCGGCTTACGCCCGTCTGGAAACGGTGTAG
- the lptM gene encoding LPS translocon maturation chaperone LptM, giving the protein MIRVISQLGMALALVSLVGCGLKGPLYFPPKDQPNKPNQQVTEQQQKAAQDADVGGLVTSQPGSQAN; this is encoded by the coding sequence ATGATACGAGTGATAAGTCAGCTGGGTATGGCGCTGGCACTGGTCAGCCTGGTAGGCTGTGGCCTAAAAGGACCGCTATATTTCCCGCCGAAAGATCAGCCTAACAAGCCTAATCAGCAGGTTACCGAGCAGCAGCAGAAAGCCGCTCAGGATGCTGATGTCGGCGGTTTGGTCACCAGCCAGCCTGGTTCGCAGGCGAACTAA
- a CDS encoding class I adenylate cyclase, translated as MYLYIETLKQRLDAINQLRVDRALAAMGPAFQQVYSLLPTFLHYHHPLMPGYLEGSVPHGVCLFTPDENQQQLLQSLTSGQPLDLSNAVAGERPITGIYSMGSTSSVGQNSISDLDIWVCHQSWLDNEERLNLQRKCTLLQKWCVSMGVEVSFFLIDENRFRHNESGSLGGEDCGSTQHILLLDEFYRTAVRMAGKRILWNMVPGEEEHHYDDYVMSLYSQGVLTPNEWLDLGGLGTLSAEEYFGASLWQLYKSIDSPYKAVLKTLLLEAYSWEYPNTQLLSMDIKQRLHDGEIVCFGLDPYCMMLERVTRYLTSVDDMARLDLVRRCFYLKVCEKLSSEDHHHQRTGWRREILSQLVKEWGWDEEKLAVLDNRSQWKIERVREAHNELLDAMMQSYRNLIRFARRNNLSVSASPQDIGVLTRKLYAAFEALPGKVTLVNPQISPDLSEENLTFIHVPAGRANRAGWYLYNQSPDMSSIISHQPLEYNRYLNKLVAWAWFNGLLTSKTRLHMKGNDLCDLPRLQELVNDVSSHFPLRVPAPTPKALYSPCEIRHLAIIVNLEHDPTSAFRNQVVHFDFRKLDVFSFGQQQQCLIGSIDLLYRNSWNEVRTLHFNGEQAMIEALKTILGKMHQDAAPPDTVEVFCYSQHLRGLIRTRVQQLVSECIELRLSSTRQEPGRFKALRMAGQTWGLFFERMSVSVQKLENAVEFYGAISNNKLHGLSIKVESNQTPLPPVVNGYASEGIIQFFFEDTNDDRGFNIYILDETNRVEVYHHCEGSKEELVRDVSRFYSSSHDRFTYGSSFINFNLPQFYQIVNTGERFQVIPFRSQTLTQLCATQPDNDNGDFQPRYQMH; from the coding sequence TTGTACCTCTACATTGAGACACTGAAACAGAGACTGGATGCGATTAACCAGCTGCGCGTCGATCGCGCACTGGCTGCTATGGGGCCTGCTTTCCAGCAAGTCTACAGTCTGCTGCCAACATTTTTGCACTACCACCATCCGCTGATGCCGGGCTACCTCGAAGGTAGCGTTCCGCATGGCGTTTGCCTCTTCACGCCCGATGAAAATCAACAGCAGCTGCTGCAGAGCTTAACAAGCGGTCAGCCGCTCGATCTTAGCAATGCCGTTGCTGGCGAACGCCCAATTACCGGTATTTATTCCATGGGCAGTACCTCGTCCGTTGGGCAAAACAGCATCTCCGATCTCGACATCTGGGTGTGCCATCAATCCTGGCTGGATAATGAAGAGCGCCTCAATCTGCAGCGCAAGTGTACGCTTCTGCAGAAATGGTGTGTGTCGATGGGTGTGGAAGTCAGCTTCTTCCTGATTGACGAGAACCGTTTCCGCCACAATGAAAGCGGCAGCCTCGGCGGTGAAGATTGCGGCTCTACCCAACATATTCTGCTGCTGGATGAGTTTTACCGTACCGCCGTGCGTATGGCGGGTAAACGCATCCTGTGGAACATGGTGCCTGGCGAAGAAGAGCACCATTACGACGATTACGTCATGTCACTCTATTCCCAGGGCGTGTTGACGCCAAATGAGTGGCTCGACCTTGGCGGCCTTGGCACGCTGTCGGCGGAGGAGTACTTCGGCGCCAGTTTGTGGCAGCTGTATAAAAGTATCGATTCTCCGTACAAAGCGGTGCTGAAAACCCTGCTGCTGGAAGCCTACAGCTGGGAATATCCCAATACGCAGCTCCTGTCGATGGATATCAAGCAGCGCCTGCATGATGGCGAAATTGTCTGCTTCGGACTCGATCCCTACTGCATGATGCTGGAACGCGTGACGCGCTATCTCACCAGCGTTGATGACATGGCGCGCCTCGATTTAGTGCGTCGATGTTTCTACTTAAAAGTGTGTGAAAAGCTCTCCAGCGAAGATCACCATCATCAGCGTACTGGCTGGCGTCGCGAGATTCTTTCGCAGCTGGTCAAAGAGTGGGGCTGGGATGAAGAGAAGCTGGCGGTACTGGATAACCGATCGCAGTGGAAAATAGAACGGGTACGCGAAGCGCACAATGAGCTGCTGGATGCGATGATGCAGAGTTATCGCAACCTGATCCGCTTTGCGCGTCGCAACAATTTAAGCGTCAGCGCCAGCCCGCAAGATATCGGCGTGCTGACGCGTAAACTGTATGCCGCGTTTGAGGCGCTGCCAGGTAAAGTCACGCTGGTTAACCCGCAAATTTCACCCGATCTCTCGGAAGAGAATCTCACCTTTATTCACGTCCCGGCGGGCCGCGCTAATCGCGCCGGCTGGTATCTGTACAACCAATCGCCGGACATGAGTTCAATCATCAGCCATCAGCCGCTGGAATATAACCGCTATCTGAACAAGCTGGTGGCGTGGGCGTGGTTTAACGGTTTGCTGACCAGCAAAACGCGCCTGCACATGAAAGGCAACGATCTGTGCGACCTACCGCGTCTGCAGGAACTGGTCAACGATGTATCGAGCCACTTCCCGTTGCGCGTACCGGCTCCAACGCCAAAAGCGCTGTATAGCCCGTGCGAAATACGTCATCTGGCGATTATCGTCAATCTGGAACACGATCCCACCTCGGCATTCCGCAATCAGGTGGTGCATTTTGATTTCCGTAAGCTGGATGTGTTCAGTTTCGGTCAGCAGCAGCAATGCCTGATTGGCAGTATCGATCTGCTGTATCGCAACTCCTGGAATGAAGTGCGTACGCTGCACTTCAACGGTGAGCAGGCGATGATTGAAGCGCTGAAAACCATTCTCGGCAAAATGCATCAGGATGCTGCACCGCCGGATACGGTGGAAGTGTTTTGCTACAGCCAGCATCTGCGCGGGTTGATCCGTACGCGCGTGCAGCAGCTGGTTTCGGAGTGTATTGAGCTGCGTCTGTCGAGCACGCGTCAGGAACCGGGCCGCTTCAAAGCGTTACGTATGGCGGGCCAAACCTGGGGCTTATTCTTCGAGCGCATGAGCGTGTCGGTGCAGAAGCTGGAAAACGCCGTCGAATTCTATGGCGCGATTTCCAATAACAAGCTGCACGGCTTGTCGATCAAAGTGGAGTCGAACCAAACGCCGCTGCCGCCGGTGGTTAACGGTTATGCCAGCGAAGGCATCATTCAGTTCTTCTTTGAAGACACCAATGACGATCGCGGCTTCAACATCTATATCCTCGATGAAACCAACCGCGTTGAGGTTTATCACCATTGCGAAGGCAGTAAAGAAGAGCTGGTACGTGATGTGAGTCGTTTCTACTCATCGTCACACGATCGCTTTACCTACGGCTCCAGCTTTATCAATTTCAACCTGCCGCAGTTCTACCAGATTGTGAATACAGGCGAGCGTTTCCAGGTGATTCCATTCCGCAGCCAAACGCTGACGCAGCTCTGCGCCACGCAGCCTGATAACGACAACGGCGACTTCCAGCCGCGCTACCAAATGCATTGA
- the xerC gene encoding tyrosine recombinase XerC codes for MSSVSTLLPAVDDFLRYLKVERQLSPLTQKNYQRQLQAIMAMADEMKLASWAQLEPAQVRTLAARSRRGGLGASSLALRMSALRSFLDWQVHQGMLSANPAKGISTPRNARHLPKNMDVDEVNQLLEIDLNDPLAVRDRAMLETMYGGGLRLSELVNMDCRHIDLEAGEVRVLGKGSKERRVPIGGTAVTWIQHWLPLRDSFAPQDDAVFVSSRGSRISTRNVQKRFAEWGIKQGVASHIHPHKLRHSFATHLLESSGDLRAVQELLGHANLATTQIYTHLDFQHLATVYDAAHPRAKRGKS; via the coding sequence ATGAGTAGCGTCAGTACGCTGCTGCCTGCTGTGGATGACTTTCTGCGATATCTGAAGGTTGAACGCCAGCTCAGCCCGCTGACGCAAAAGAATTACCAACGGCAATTGCAGGCGATTATGGCAATGGCCGATGAAATGAAACTGGCGAGTTGGGCGCAGCTGGAGCCGGCGCAAGTGCGCACGCTGGCAGCGCGCAGCCGTCGCGGCGGTTTGGGCGCCAGCAGCCTGGCATTGCGCATGTCGGCGCTGCGCAGTTTTCTTGACTGGCAAGTCCATCAGGGCATGCTGAGCGCCAATCCCGCCAAAGGGATTTCCACGCCGCGCAATGCGCGCCACCTGCCGAAAAACATGGATGTCGACGAAGTTAACCAACTGCTGGAGATCGACCTTAACGATCCGCTGGCGGTGCGCGACCGTGCGATGCTGGAAACCATGTACGGTGGCGGATTGCGTCTCTCCGAGCTGGTCAATATGGATTGCCGCCATATAGATTTGGAAGCGGGCGAAGTGCGGGTGCTGGGTAAAGGCAGCAAAGAGCGCCGCGTACCGATTGGCGGCACGGCGGTGACGTGGATTCAGCACTGGTTACCGCTGCGCGATAGCTTCGCGCCGCAGGACGATGCGGTGTTTGTCTCCAGCCGCGGCAGCCGGATTTCAACGCGCAATGTGCAGAAGCGCTTTGCCGAATGGGGCATTAAGCAGGGCGTTGCCAGCCATATTCATCCGCATAAACTGCGCCACTCGTTTGCCACGCATTTGCTGGAATCGAGCGGCGATCTGCGCGCGGTGCAGGAACTGCTCGGCCACGCTAACCTGGCGACCACGCAAATCTACACCCATCTGGATTTCCAGCATCTGGCGACGGTTTATGATGCGGCCCATCCGCGTGCCAAACGAGGAAAGTCTTAA
- a CDS encoding DUF484 domain-containing protein, whose amino-acid sequence MKNVEEQTASEVLLDDQSVSAFLRQNPDFFIRNARQVEQMMVPHPVRGSVSLVEWHMARQRNHIQQLEEEITLLMEQATANHQLFDRLLALQGHLAAADSLQEMLTRLHRWARELGLAGAHVRLFNDKWHIGAPSDFTQLGLSRQAFEPLRIQRFGDEHHYLGSLNGPELLLLLPQAKAIGSVAMSLMGERGELGILMFTSRDNQHYQAGMGTLLLQHLAQMLPDLLSRWVERA is encoded by the coding sequence ATGAAAAATGTCGAAGAGCAAACCGCAAGTGAGGTTTTGCTGGACGATCAATCGGTAAGCGCATTTCTGCGTCAAAATCCCGATTTCTTTATTCGTAACGCGCGCCAGGTCGAACAGATGATGGTGCCGCATCCGGTACGCGGCAGCGTTTCGCTGGTGGAGTGGCATATGGCGCGTCAGCGCAACCACATCCAGCAGCTGGAAGAGGAGATCACGCTGCTGATGGAGCAGGCCACCGCCAACCATCAGCTGTTTGATCGCCTGCTGGCGTTGCAAGGCCATCTCGCCGCCGCTGACAGCCTGCAGGAGATGCTGACGCGTCTGCATCGCTGGGCGCGCGAACTCGGTTTGGCAGGTGCGCATGTGCGCCTGTTCAACGATAAATGGCACATCGGCGCACCCTCTGATTTCACCCAACTCGGCTTGTCTCGTCAGGCATTCGAACCGCTGCGTATTCAGCGCTTTGGCGATGAGCATCACTATCTTGGCAGTCTGAATGGCCCGGAATTGTTGCTGTTGTTACCGCAGGCTAAAGCGATTGGTTCGGTGGCGATGTCGTTGATGGGCGAGCGCGGCGAGCTGGGCATATTGATGTTCACCAGCCGCGATAATCAGCATTATCAGGCGGGCATGGGCACGCTGCTGCTGCAGCATCTGGCGCAAATGTTGCCGGATCTGCTGTCACGCTGGGTAGAGCGCGCATGA
- the dapF gene encoding diaminopimelate epimerase yields the protein MQFSKMHGLGNDFMVVDAVTQNVFFSPELIRRLADRNLGIGFDQLLIVEPPYDPDLDFHYRIFNADGSEVAQCGNGARCFARFVRLKGLTNKNDIRVSTQTGRMVLSVTNDELVRVNMGQPNFEPQSVPLRANKAENLYLQRVAEQTVMFGAVSMGNPHCVIQVESVKTAPVETLGPELESHERFPERVNVGFMEVVNREHIRLRVYERGAGETQACGSGACAAVACGVQQGILAENVRVDLPGGTLHITWKGEGQPLFMTGPATHVYDGFIHL from the coding sequence ATGCAGTTCTCAAAAATGCACGGTCTCGGCAACGACTTTATGGTTGTGGATGCTGTGACACAAAACGTCTTTTTTTCGCCGGAACTGATTCGCCGCCTGGCGGACAGAAATCTGGGGATCGGTTTTGATCAGCTGCTGATCGTCGAACCGCCTTACGATCCGGATCTCGATTTTCACTACCGCATTTTCAACGCCGATGGCAGCGAAGTCGCGCAGTGCGGCAATGGTGCGCGCTGTTTCGCACGTTTCGTGCGCCTGAAAGGATTGACCAACAAAAACGACATTCGCGTCAGTACCCAAACTGGCCGCATGGTGCTCAGCGTCACCAATGATGAGCTGGTGCGCGTCAATATGGGCCAGCCCAACTTCGAACCGCAAAGCGTACCGCTGCGGGCCAATAAAGCCGAGAACCTTTATTTGCAGCGCGTTGCCGAGCAAACCGTAATGTTTGGCGCAGTTTCGATGGGCAATCCCCATTGCGTAATTCAGGTGGAAAGCGTGAAAACCGCGCCGGTTGAAACGCTGGGTCCAGAACTGGAAAGCCACGAGCGCTTCCCGGAGCGCGTAAATGTCGGTTTTATGGAAGTGGTTAATCGTGAGCATATCCGCCTGCGCGTGTACGAACGTGGCGCGGGTGAAACGCAGGCTTGCGGTAGCGGCGCGTGTGCGGCGGTTGCCTGCGGCGTTCAGCAGGGCATTTTGGCGGAGAATGTGCGCGTCGATCTTCCCGGCGGAACGCTGCATATCACCTGGAAAGGGGAAGGGCAGCCGCTGTTTATGACCGGCCCAGCCACACACGTTTACGATGGGTTTATTCATCTATGA
- the corA gene encoding magnesium/cobalt transporter CorA, which translates to MLSAFKLDRNRLTRIELEEDNDKLNTSVWVDLIEPDDSERDRVQCELGQSLATRPELEDIEASARFFEDEDGLHIHSFFFFEDAEDHAGNSTVAFTIREDRLYTLRERELPAFRLYRMRARNQTLTDGNAYELLLDLFETKIEQLADEIENIYSALEKLSRVIMEGQQGEEYDQALSRLAELEDIGWKVRLCLMDTQRALNFLVRKARLPSNQLEQAREILRDIESLLPHNESLFQKVNFLMQAAMGFINIEQNRIIKIFSVVSVVFLPPTLVASSYGMNFEFMPELKWSFGYPGAISLMILAGLAPYLYFKRKNWL; encoded by the coding sequence ATGCTGAGCGCATTTAAACTCGATCGTAATCGTCTGACGCGCATCGAGCTGGAAGAAGATAACGACAAACTCAACACCTCGGTGTGGGTCGATCTGATCGAACCCGACGACAGCGAACGCGATCGCGTGCAGTGTGAACTCGGCCAGAGTCTGGCGACGCGTCCGGAACTGGAAGACATCGAAGCCTCGGCGCGCTTCTTCGAAGACGAAGACGGCCTGCACATTCACTCCTTCTTCTTCTTTGAAGATGCCGAAGATCATGCCGGCAACTCCACCGTGGCATTTACCATTCGCGAAGATCGCCTGTACACGCTGCGTGAACGTGAACTGCCGGCGTTCCGCCTCTATCGCATGCGTGCGCGCAACCAGACGCTGACCGATGGTAACGCCTATGAACTGCTGCTCGATCTGTTCGAAACAAAAATCGAACAGCTGGCGGATGAGATCGAGAACATCTATAGCGCGCTGGAGAAACTCAGCCGGGTGATCATGGAAGGCCAGCAGGGCGAAGAGTACGACCAGGCGCTGTCGCGTTTGGCGGAGCTGGAAGATATCGGCTGGAAGGTGCGTTTGTGTCTGATGGATACGCAACGTGCGCTCAACTTCCTGGTGCGCAAGGCACGTCTGCCGAGCAATCAGCTGGAGCAGGCGCGTGAAATCCTGCGCGATATCGAATCACTGCTACCGCATAACGAATCGCTGTTCCAGAAGGTTAACTTCCTGATGCAGGCGGCGATGGGCTTCATCAACATCGAGCAGAACCGCATCATCAAGATCTTCTCGGTGGTTTCGGTGGTGTTCCTGCCGCCAACGCTGGTGGCATCAAGCTACGGTATGAACTTCGAGTTTATGCCTGAACTGAAATGGAGCTTTGGTTATCCGGGCGCAATCAGCCTGATGATCCTCGCCGGGCTGGCGCCGTACCTCTATTTCAAGCGCAAAAACTGGTTGTAA
- a CDS encoding AbrB family transcriptional regulator yields MARFSLRLQWTILLIASLVLGIILQLFHLPAALLLGPMIVGTVMGLCGATVRIDKRFFVLAQAVLGCMIGQSLSPGILTPLIQDWPVVLAVLVLTLAASGLSGFLLVRFSNLPGPTGAWGSSPGGASAMVAMAGDFGADVRLVAFMQYLRVLFVATAAAVVARIGLDSSGGAADLVWFPTLQSSFLLTLVVMFAGAWLGQRLRIPSGALLLPALIGAVLHGTDVATLQVPEWLLALAYALIGWSVGLRFTRPIFLLALRTLPQMLVSIFGLMLLCGGLAWMLTRVLHVDLMTAYLATSPGGLDTVAIIAAGSRVDIAFVMALQTLRLFTILLTGPALARFISRYAHPRAS; encoded by the coding sequence ATGGCGCGCTTCTCCCTGCGACTTCAGTGGACCATTCTGCTGATTGCATCGTTAGTACTGGGGATCATTCTCCAGCTGTTCCACCTTCCTGCGGCCTTGCTGCTTGGTCCGATGATCGTCGGTACCGTTATGGGCTTGTGCGGCGCTACCGTTCGCATTGATAAACGTTTCTTTGTGCTGGCACAGGCAGTGCTTGGCTGCATGATCGGCCAAAGCTTATCGCCAGGGATTCTCACGCCGCTAATCCAGGATTGGCCGGTGGTGCTGGCGGTGCTGGTGTTGACGTTAGCGGCCAGCGGCCTGTCGGGTTTTCTGCTGGTGCGCTTCAGTAATTTGCCGGGACCCACCGGCGCATGGGGATCGTCGCCCGGCGGCGCCTCAGCGATGGTGGCGATGGCCGGTGATTTCGGTGCGGATGTGCGGCTGGTCGCGTTTATGCAGTATTTGCGCGTGCTGTTTGTCGCGACGGCTGCGGCGGTGGTGGCGCGCATTGGCCTCGACTCCAGCGGTGGCGCGGCGGATCTGGTGTGGTTTCCCACACTGCAAAGTAGCTTCCTGTTAACGCTGGTGGTGATGTTTGCCGGTGCCTGGCTCGGGCAACGGTTACGCATTCCTTCGGGTGCATTGCTGCTACCGGCGCTGATTGGCGCGGTGCTGCACGGCACCGATGTGGCGACCTTGCAGGTGCCGGAATGGCTGCTGGCGCTGGCCTATGCGCTGATTGGCTGGAGCGTAGGATTGCGTTTTACCCGCCCGATCTTCCTGCTGGCGCTGCGCACCTTGCCACAAATGCTGGTGTCGATATTTGGCTTGATGCTGTTGTGCGGCGGATTAGCCTGGATGCTGACGCGCGTGCTGCATGTTGATCTGATGACCGCATATCTGGCAACCAGCCCGGGTGGGCTGGATACCGTCGCGATAATCGCTGCCGGCAGCCGGGTCGATATCGCTTTTGTCATGGCGCTACAGACACTGCGTCTGTTCACCATCTTGCTAACCGGCCCGGCGCTGGCGCGTTTTATTTCACGCTATGCGCACCCGCGAGCGAGCTGA
- the yigB gene encoding 5-amino-6-(5-phospho-D-ribitylamino)uracil phosphatase YigB, with protein sequence MKFYRPLGPIKAITFDLDDTLYDNHPVIRKTTAESHAALQAYHPALREFTPADYQALRNELLAREPEIYHDVSEWRRRSVELALLNVGLSAAEASAGASDVMSVFHQWRSEVTMPDETHQTLTWLGERVPLVAITNGNACPEKLGIDHYFQFALRAGPHGRAKPWQDMYHLAAERLNIAPEHILHVGDDLTTDVAGSLRAGMQACWINLREGNLMKIGDARLLPHVEIDRLASLTSLL encoded by the coding sequence ATGAAGTTTTATCGTCCGCTCGGCCCGATCAAGGCGATCACCTTTGATCTCGACGACACGCTGTATGACAACCATCCCGTCATCCGCAAAACCACTGCCGAATCGCATGCTGCACTGCAGGCTTATCACCCGGCGCTACGTGAATTCACGCCGGCGGATTATCAGGCGTTGCGTAATGAGTTGCTGGCGCGCGAGCCGGAAATTTATCACGACGTGTCCGAATGGCGCCGCCGCTCGGTCGAGCTGGCGCTGCTCAATGTCGGCTTATCCGCAGCAGAGGCTAGCGCCGGTGCCAGCGACGTGATGAGTGTATTCCATCAGTGGCGCAGCGAAGTCACGATGCCAGATGAGACGCATCAAACGCTGACGTGGCTGGGCGAGCGCGTACCGCTGGTGGCGATCACTAACGGCAATGCCTGCCCGGAAAAGCTCGGCATCGATCACTACTTCCAGTTCGCGCTGCGAGCCGGTCCGCACGGCCGCGCCAAGCCGTGGCAGGATATGTATCACCTTGCCGCTGAGCGTTTAAACATCGCGCCCGAGCACATTCTGCACGTTGGCGACGATCTCACCACCGATGTTGCCGGTTCGCTACGTGCGGGCATGCAAGCCTGCTGGATCAATCTGCGTGAAGGCAATCTAATGAAAATTGGCGATGCGCGTCTGCTGCCGCACGTGGAAATTGATCGGTTGGCATCTTTAACCTCGCTGCTATAA